In one Ralstonia pickettii genomic region, the following are encoded:
- the metC gene encoding cystathionine beta-lyase, which yields MTRSSIDAHSNASDASDSLATRIIHAGSPPFVQGTAPVNVPVERTSTVRHASTAAQHDVYARRKAGENIASYGRHGSQTHRALEDALLALEGGVRAFLVPSGLSAISLTFLALLSPGDHVVVSDSVYAPVRRLDKGLLQRLGIELTYVDPRDGQLEAAIRPHTRLIYTESPGSLLYEIYDLRAIARIAQRHGIALATDNTWASGILFRPLDAGADISILAVTKYVAGHSDVMLGAVIARTDAVAARIAAAHDVLGLTIGADDAYLALRGVRTLPVRMAQHQRNATRVAQWLQAQPGVGRVFYPALPGDPGHALWRRDFSGANGLVSFVLEGADQYAAERVADALRLFAIGASWGGYESLVTVVAPERLADHAQWDQAGAVLRLHVGLEDADDLIADLEQALQHAPAAALHAIGG from the coding sequence ATGACACGCTCTTCCATCGACGCCCATTCCAACGCGTCGGATGCCTCGGATTCTCTTGCAACACGCATCATTCACGCTGGCAGCCCCCCGTTCGTGCAGGGCACCGCGCCCGTCAACGTGCCGGTGGAGCGCACCAGCACCGTTCGCCATGCCAGCACCGCCGCGCAGCACGACGTGTACGCGCGCCGCAAGGCCGGCGAAAACATCGCCAGTTACGGCCGCCACGGCTCTCAAACACACCGCGCGCTCGAAGACGCATTGTTGGCACTGGAGGGCGGCGTGCGCGCGTTTCTTGTGCCGTCCGGCTTGTCGGCGATTTCGCTGACGTTCCTGGCGCTGTTGTCGCCCGGCGACCACGTGGTGGTGTCAGACAGCGTGTATGCGCCCGTGCGGCGGCTCGACAAAGGGCTGCTGCAACGTCTGGGCATCGAACTGACGTATGTGGACCCGCGCGACGGGCAACTCGAAGCGGCCATCCGGCCGCACACGCGGTTGATCTATACGGAGTCGCCGGGGTCGCTGCTCTATGAAATCTATGACTTGCGTGCCATCGCCCGAATAGCGCAACGGCACGGCATCGCGCTGGCCACAGACAACACCTGGGCGTCTGGCATTCTCTTCCGTCCGCTCGATGCAGGTGCGGACATTTCAATCCTGGCCGTCACCAAGTACGTGGCCGGGCATTCCGATGTGATGCTGGGTGCCGTCATTGCCCGCACCGATGCCGTGGCCGCGCGTATTGCAGCCGCACATGATGTGCTCGGCCTCACGATCGGCGCCGATGATGCTTACCTGGCGCTGCGGGGCGTGCGCACGTTGCCGGTCCGCATGGCCCAGCACCAGCGTAACGCCACGCGCGTGGCGCAGTGGCTGCAGGCGCAGCCGGGCGTTGGGCGGGTGTTCTATCCGGCATTGCCAGGTGACCCGGGCCACGCGCTGTGGCGGCGGGATTTCTCGGGCGCCAACGGGCTCGTTTCATTCGTGCTGGAAGGCGCGGATCAGTACGCCGCGGAACGGGTCGCCGATGCCTTGCGCCTGTTCGCGATTGGCGCGTCGTGGGGCGGGTACGAAAGCCTCGTCACCGTGGTGGCGCCCGAAAGATTGGCTGACCACGCACAATGGGATCAGGCTGGCGCCGTGCTGCGCCTGCATGTCGGCCTGGAAGACGCCGATGACCTGATCGCCGATCTGGAGCAGGCCCTGCAGCACGCGCCCGCGGCGGCACTGCACGCGATTGGAGGCTGA
- a CDS encoding cysteine dioxygenase family protein, with amino-acid sequence MSLAQQRDRAVHQTLVAIRAIAAQDGITHASLARIADRLQELAAQEALFPLDAFPPPAAGDADASSRYLLHAEPDQTFALYLNSINPGKTTPPHNHTTWAVIVALEGQELNRVYTRTDDGRDPERATLALSREVVVQPGTPITFLDDDIHSIHVVGNAPTRHFHLYGRALETLTGRVGYDLAAGRVLNYNRNYMNATKQAA; translated from the coding sequence ATGAGTCTCGCCCAACAACGCGACCGCGCGGTCCACCAAACCCTCGTCGCCATCCGCGCCATTGCCGCGCAAGACGGCATTACGCATGCATCGCTTGCACGCATTGCCGATCGTCTGCAGGAACTGGCCGCGCAAGAAGCGCTGTTCCCGCTCGATGCCTTCCCACCGCCCGCAGCCGGCGATGCCGATGCCTCCAGCCGTTACCTGCTGCATGCAGAACCGGATCAGACCTTCGCGCTGTACCTGAACTCCATCAACCCGGGCAAGACGACGCCGCCCCACAACCACACGACGTGGGCGGTCATCGTTGCACTCGAAGGCCAAGAGTTGAACCGCGTCTACACACGCACCGACGATGGCCGCGACCCGGAGCGCGCCACACTTGCGCTGTCGCGCGAAGTCGTGGTGCAGCCCGGCACGCCCATCACCTTCTTGGATGACGACATCCACAGCATCCACGTAGTGGGCAACGCTCCCACCCGCCACTTCCACCTGTATGGTCGCGCGCTGGAAACGCTGACAGGGCGTGTCGGCTATGACCTCGCCGCGGGCCGCGTGCTCAACTACAACCGCAACTACATGAACGCGACCAAGCAGGCCGCTTGA
- a CDS encoding LysR family transcriptional regulator codes for MQNFTLHELQCFDAVVTAGSFQAAAERLHRSHPSVFAAVAKLEGQLGLSLLDRGGYRVRLTEAGRSFHRKVQSVLRESDELRTHAKQLAMGEEAELRVVLGDLCPLKPVLALLSQFFGQCAQTRLHLQFEAVTGPWERLLEDDTDLIVHRVPKGDVRMEWIDLGKIAMVPVVAPGFLPFAITSAITPAQMQRFMQCVINDSARNPPEQSHYVIDGAPQCAVPDQLMKKELILHGMAWGHLPRFLIDAELREGTLLSIAGRHFPGMVQELAVARRRDRPHGPVANRLWDFLGDHAPVLEPALGRMPRQTGAASRKRT; via the coding sequence ATGCAGAACTTCACGCTTCATGAGCTGCAGTGCTTCGATGCGGTGGTGACCGCCGGTAGTTTTCAGGCGGCCGCTGAGCGGCTGCATCGCTCGCACCCCTCTGTCTTTGCGGCGGTTGCCAAGCTGGAGGGCCAACTCGGTTTAAGCCTGCTGGACCGCGGCGGCTATCGCGTACGGTTGACGGAGGCGGGGCGGTCCTTCCACCGCAAGGTGCAGTCAGTGCTGCGCGAGAGCGATGAACTGCGAACCCACGCAAAGCAGCTGGCGATGGGCGAGGAGGCCGAATTGCGCGTGGTGCTGGGGGACTTGTGTCCGCTGAAGCCCGTGCTGGCATTGCTCAGTCAGTTCTTCGGCCAATGCGCGCAGACGCGCCTGCACTTGCAGTTCGAAGCCGTTACCGGGCCGTGGGAACGCTTACTGGAAGACGACACCGACCTCATCGTCCACCGCGTGCCGAAAGGGGACGTGCGCATGGAGTGGATCGACTTGGGCAAGATCGCCATGGTGCCGGTGGTGGCGCCGGGGTTTCTGCCGTTCGCCATAACGTCGGCGATCACGCCTGCGCAGATGCAGCGCTTCATGCAGTGCGTCATCAACGACTCGGCGCGCAACCCGCCCGAGCAATCCCACTACGTCATCGACGGGGCGCCGCAGTGTGCTGTGCCCGACCAGTTGATGAAGAAAGAGCTGATTCTCCACGGCATGGCGTGGGGGCATCTGCCGCGTTTCCTGATCGATGCGGAATTGCGCGAAGGGACATTGCTGTCGATTGCGGGGCGGCATTTTCCCGGCATGGTGCAGGAACTGGCGGTCGCCCGCCGGCGAGATCGGCCGCACGGGCCTGTCGCCAATCGGCTGTGGGACTTTCTCGGCGACCATGCTCCCGTGCTCGAGCCGGCGTTGGGTCGCATGCCGCGTCAAACGGGTGCGGCCAGCCGAAAGCGGACATAA
- the pcaD gene encoding 3-oxoadipate enol-lactonase, with product MTTRNDLSFITTGDGTRIAYRFDGTAGKPVLLLSNSIGTDLHMWDVTVPRLAEHFHVLRYDARGHGASDAPAGAYSIDRLGRDVVELLDALGIRRVHMLGLSLGGIVAQWLAIHVPERIDRLVLSNTAAHIGPPEYFDQAIAELLQAPDMQATAETFLRNWFPARMLEARDAAVEPFRRTLLTTPREGIIGGWAAVRDADLRRTITLITHPTLVIAGQHDTVTSARHGEEIAAAIPGAQLRLLDTVHLANVELPDAFLEAVLDFLGVHETV from the coding sequence ATGACCACCCGCAACGACCTCTCCTTCATCACCACCGGCGACGGCACGCGCATCGCCTATCGCTTTGATGGCACCGCCGGCAAGCCAGTCCTGCTGCTGTCCAATTCCATCGGCACCGACCTGCACATGTGGGACGTGACCGTGCCGCGCCTGGCCGAACACTTTCACGTGCTGCGCTACGACGCGCGCGGCCACGGCGCTTCGGATGCGCCAGCCGGCGCCTATTCGATCGATCGGCTCGGTCGTGACGTGGTGGAGTTGCTCGATGCGCTCGGCATCCGGCGCGTGCATATGCTGGGCCTGTCGCTCGGCGGCATCGTGGCGCAGTGGCTGGCGATCCATGTGCCGGAGCGCATCGACCGGCTGGTCCTCTCCAACACTGCCGCGCACATCGGCCCGCCGGAGTATTTCGACCAGGCCATTGCCGAACTTCTTCAGGCCCCCGACATGCAGGCGACGGCCGAAACGTTCCTGCGCAACTGGTTTCCAGCACGCATGCTGGAGGCACGCGACGCTGCTGTCGAGCCATTCCGCCGCACACTGCTGACAACGCCCCGTGAAGGCATCATCGGCGGCTGGGCAGCCGTACGCGATGCCGACCTGCGCCGCACGATCACGCTGATCACGCATCCGACGCTCGTCATTGCCGGCCAGCACGACACCGTGACGTCTGCCCGCCATGGCGAGGAAATCGCCGCTGCCATTCCGGGCGCGCAATTGCGCCTGCTTGACACCGTGCACCTCGCCAACGTGGAGTTGCCCGACGCGTTTCTTGAAGCCGTTCTGGATTTCCTGGGTGTGCACGAAACGGTCTGA
- a CDS encoding TetR/AcrR family transcriptional regulator: MSRVKNEDEFELRRESVLDTAAEAFAADSYPSVSMNQLAAACGGSKSRLYHYYEGKEAILFDLLDRYTRRLADLVERAQSDARHAKLSARATLHLLIRTFLAEYATSRTRHVALLNDVKYLAQEQRDVVLARERDVVAAVGRQLGAAYPGKVDEANRTPITMMLFGMMNWTFTWLKPDGPLSYEGYAEMVIDMLENGLGGLGGLGGPDGKKG; this comes from the coding sequence ATGTCCCGCGTCAAGAACGAAGACGAATTCGAGTTGCGCCGCGAAAGCGTGCTCGACACCGCCGCCGAAGCCTTTGCGGCCGACAGCTACCCGAGCGTGTCGATGAACCAGCTTGCCGCTGCGTGCGGCGGCTCAAAATCGCGCCTGTATCACTATTACGAAGGCAAGGAAGCCATCCTGTTCGACCTGCTCGACCGCTACACGCGTCGGCTGGCCGATCTGGTTGAACGCGCCCAGAGCGACGCACGGCACGCCAAGCTTTCGGCGCGCGCCACGCTGCATCTGCTGATCCGCACGTTCCTGGCCGAATACGCCACGTCGCGTACGCGGCATGTGGCCCTGCTCAATGACGTGAAATACCTGGCGCAGGAGCAGCGCGACGTCGTGCTCGCGCGCGAGCGCGACGTGGTGGCCGCGGTGGGCCGACAGCTGGGGGCGGCTTATCCGGGCAAGGTGGACGAGGCCAACCGCACGCCCATCACGATGATGCTGTTCGGCATGATGAACTGGACGTTCACTTGGCTCAAACCCGACGGCCCGCTTTCCTATGAGGGCTATGCGGAAATGGTGATCGACATGCTGGAGAACGGGCTGGGCGGGCTCGGTGGGCTGGGCGGCCCTGACGGCAAAAAGGGCTGA
- the paaE gene encoding 1,2-phenylacetyl-CoA epoxidase subunit PaaE, producing MTPQFHPLRVAEVRGETADTISVRFDVPNDLRDAYRFTQGQFLTLRVPPGQLPGHEELRRSYSICCAVQDYDAHGELRVAVKRVDAGVFSNHLHDRIRVGQTLDVLPPDGRFYVPLAAESARHYVAFAAGSGITPILSLIKTTLAAEPQSRFTLVYGNRSVDSIIFGEALEDLKDRYLDRFALYHVLSRQAQDIALFNGRLDGAKARAFLDTLIPPGDIDAAFICGPSTMIDAVEAALLERGVPRDRVHAERFGVPVGDAAAAARPRTHAAVAGDVALTVVLDGKSHEVPMAGDAKVLDSALSAGLDLPYACKGGVCCTCRAKVLEGRVEMDKNFTLEDWEIQQGFVLTCQARPLTQRVVVSYDER from the coding sequence ATGACTCCGCAATTCCATCCTTTGCGCGTTGCTGAAGTGCGCGGCGAAACGGCCGATACGATTTCCGTGCGCTTTGACGTGCCGAATGACCTGCGCGATGCGTACCGTTTTACGCAGGGGCAGTTCCTGACGCTGCGCGTGCCGCCGGGCCAATTGCCCGGACATGAAGAACTGCGGCGTTCGTATTCGATCTGCTGCGCGGTGCAGGACTACGACGCGCACGGCGAGTTGCGCGTGGCGGTCAAGCGCGTCGATGCGGGCGTCTTCTCCAACCACCTGCACGATCGCATCCGCGTGGGCCAGACGCTTGATGTGCTGCCGCCGGATGGGCGCTTCTACGTGCCGCTCGCAGCCGAAAGCGCGCGCCACTATGTGGCCTTTGCAGCCGGCAGCGGCATCACGCCGATCCTGTCGCTCATCAAGACGACGCTGGCGGCGGAGCCGCAGAGCCGCTTCACGCTGGTCTACGGCAATCGCAGCGTCGACAGCATCATCTTTGGTGAAGCACTCGAAGACCTGAAGGACCGCTACCTCGATCGCTTTGCGCTGTATCACGTGCTGTCGCGCCAGGCGCAGGACATCGCGCTGTTCAACGGGCGGCTCGACGGCGCGAAAGCGCGCGCTTTTCTGGACACGCTGATCCCGCCGGGCGATATCGATGCCGCTTTCATCTGTGGCCCGTCGACGATGATCGATGCGGTGGAGGCCGCGCTGCTCGAGCGCGGGGTGCCGCGCGATCGTGTGCATGCCGAGCGCTTTGGTGTGCCCGTGGGCGATGCGGCGGCAGCGGCCAGGCCGCGCACGCATGCCGCAGTGGCGGGCGATGTGGCACTCACGGTGGTGCTAGACGGCAAATCGCACGAAGTGCCCATGGCGGGTGACGCCAAGGTGCTCGACAGCGCGCTGAGTGCGGGACTCGATCTGCCCTATGCGTGCAAGGGCGGCGTGTGCTGTACCTGCCGCGCCAAGGTGCTGGAGGGCCGGGTGGAGATGGACAAGAACTTCACGCTGGAAGACTGGGAGATCCAGCAGGGGTTTGTGCTGACCTGCCAGGCGCGGCCGCTGACGCAGCGCGTGGTGGTCAGCTACGACGAGCGTTGA
- the paaD gene encoding 1,2-phenylacetyl-CoA epoxidase subunit PaaD: protein MALEAVTDPEIPVVTIAELGILRDVQLDEDGSLVATITPTYSGCPAMEQIADDVSHALQAADVGAYRVRSVLSPAWTTDWITAEGQRKLRDFGIAPPAYVAEVDGARPIRLTRPAQGEHITCPQCGSHDTVLISAFGSTACKALYRCRACREPFDYFKPY from the coding sequence ATGGCGCTCGAAGCCGTAACCGATCCGGAGATTCCCGTGGTGACGATTGCCGAACTGGGCATCCTGCGCGATGTGCAGCTCGACGAAGACGGCTCCCTGGTGGCAACGATCACACCCACCTATTCCGGCTGCCCGGCCATGGAACAGATTGCCGATGATGTGAGCCATGCCTTGCAAGCGGCAGACGTGGGTGCGTATCGCGTGCGTTCGGTGCTGTCGCCGGCATGGACGACGGATTGGATCACCGCGGAAGGGCAGCGCAAATTGCGCGACTTTGGTATCGCGCCGCCGGCGTATGTGGCCGAAGTGGATGGGGCCCGGCCGATTCGTCTTACGCGCCCCGCGCAGGGTGAACACATCACCTGCCCGCAATGCGGATCACACGATACGGTGCTCATTTCTGCCTTCGGTTCAACAGCTTGCAAGGCGCTGTACCGCTGTCGCGCGTGCCGCGAGCCGTTCGATTATTTCAAGCCCTACTGA
- the paaC gene encoding 1,2-phenylacetyl-CoA epoxidase subunit PaaC: protein MTSDAHLQYILRLADNALILGQRNAEWTGHGPVLEEDIALSNLSLDLIGQARLLYTHAGRIEGALTGTPHTEDDYAYWRAEPAFRNYTLLELPHAGPLVATSAAARDYAVTIVRHFLYAALMVPLWEALTRSTDPELAAIAARSVKEMRYHLAHTRDWLVRFGDGTDESHARSQAALDWLMPYTNEFFATDGVEMAAAEAGFGVRPADLRDAWEATVRDALDEATLRWPEPGPYVSTGKHGVHSEHMGYLLAEMQGLARQYPGASW from the coding sequence ATGACTTCCGACGCGCATCTGCAATACATCCTTCGTCTGGCCGACAACGCACTCATCCTTGGCCAGCGCAACGCGGAATGGACCGGCCATGGCCCTGTGCTGGAAGAAGACATTGCGTTGTCCAATCTCAGTCTTGACCTGATCGGGCAGGCGCGGCTGCTCTACACGCACGCGGGGCGGATCGAAGGCGCGCTCACCGGCACACCGCACACGGAAGACGACTACGCCTATTGGCGGGCCGAGCCTGCGTTCCGCAACTACACGCTGCTCGAACTGCCCCATGCCGGGCCATTAGTCGCGACATCGGCAGCCGCGCGCGACTACGCCGTCACCATCGTTCGCCACTTTCTGTACGCCGCGTTGATGGTGCCCCTGTGGGAAGCGTTGACGCGTTCGACCGACCCCGAGCTGGCCGCCATTGCCGCCAGATCGGTGAAGGAGATGCGTTACCACCTCGCCCATACGCGCGACTGGCTCGTGCGCTTCGGTGATGGCACGGACGAGTCGCATGCGCGTTCCCAGGCCGCGCTCGATTGGCTGATGCCGTACACGAACGAGTTCTTTGCCACGGACGGCGTTGAAATGGCCGCAGCCGAGGCTGGCTTCGGCGTGCGTCCAGCCGACCTGCGCGACGCATGGGAAGCCACCGTGCGCGACGCGCTGGACGAGGCCACGCTGCGCTGGCCCGAGCCGGGTCCGTATGTCAGCACCGGCAAGCACGGCGTGCACTCCGAACATATGGGCTATCTGCTGGCCGAGATGCAGGGATTGGCGCGCCAGTATCCGGGGGCGTCGTGGTAA
- the paaB gene encoding 1,2-phenylacetyl-CoA epoxidase subunit PaaB: MHQHEWPLWEVFIRSKQGLEHKHCGSLHAVDAKQALQMARDVYTRRQEGVSIWVVPSAAITASEPDDKPMLFDPMADKIYRHPTFYRLPDEVNHM, from the coding sequence ATGCATCAACACGAATGGCCGCTGTGGGAAGTGTTCATCCGCAGCAAGCAGGGCCTGGAGCACAAGCATTGCGGCAGCCTGCACGCCGTGGACGCCAAGCAGGCGCTGCAGATGGCGCGCGATGTCTACACGCGCCGGCAGGAAGGCGTCTCCATCTGGGTGGTGCCGTCGGCGGCCATCACCGCCAGCGAACCCGACGACAAGCCGATGCTCTTCGACCCGATGGCCGACAAGATCTATCGGCACCCGACGTTCTATCGGCTGCCCGATGAAGTCAACCACATGTGA
- the paaA gene encoding 1,2-phenylacetyl-CoA epoxidase subunit PaaA — protein sequence MYTQSLDQPGGLPTEQELAAASQGEADLQARFDARIGADQKIEPQDWMPAPYRKTLLRQISQHAHSEVVGMLPEGNWISRAPSLKRKAILLAKVQDEAGHGLYLYSAAETLGSSRDEMIDALHEGRAKYSSIFNYPTLSWADVGVIGWLVDGAAIMNQVPLCRCSYGPYARAMIRICKEESFHQRQGYESLLTMMGGTQAQRDMVQEAVNRWWFPVLMMFGPPDTASPNSAQTMAWGIKRISNDDLRQRFVDATVEQARVLGVTLPDPGLIWNEARGHYDFSPLDWSEFKRVLDGHGPCNRERLATRKRAHEEGEWVREAALAYARKQAQRAAASQQAA from the coding sequence ATGTACACCCAAAGCCTCGACCAACCCGGCGGTTTGCCAACGGAGCAGGAATTGGCCGCCGCCTCTCAAGGCGAAGCCGATTTGCAGGCGCGCTTCGATGCACGCATCGGGGCCGACCAAAAAATCGAGCCGCAAGACTGGATGCCGGCGCCGTACCGCAAGACGCTGCTGCGGCAAATTTCGCAGCACGCGCACTCCGAGGTGGTCGGCATGCTGCCGGAAGGCAATTGGATCAGCCGGGCGCCGTCGCTCAAGCGCAAGGCCATCCTCCTGGCCAAGGTGCAGGACGAAGCGGGCCACGGCCTTTATCTCTATTCCGCCGCAGAAACGCTCGGCAGTTCGCGCGACGAGATGATCGACGCGCTGCACGAAGGCCGGGCGAAGTATTCGTCGATCTTCAATTACCCGACGCTCTCCTGGGCAGACGTGGGCGTGATCGGCTGGCTGGTCGATGGCGCGGCCATCATGAACCAGGTGCCGCTGTGCCGCTGTTCGTATGGCCCGTATGCGCGTGCCATGATCCGCATCTGCAAGGAAGAGTCGTTTCACCAGCGTCAGGGCTATGAATCGTTGCTGACGATGATGGGCGGCACGCAGGCGCAGCGCGACATGGTGCAGGAAGCCGTCAACCGCTGGTGGTTTCCGGTGCTGATGATGTTCGGGCCGCCCGATACCGCATCGCCCAACAGCGCGCAGACCATGGCCTGGGGCATCAAGCGCATCTCGAACGACGATCTGCGGCAGCGCTTTGTCGATGCTACCGTCGAGCAGGCGCGCGTGCTCGGCGTGACGCTGCCCGACCCCGGCCTCATATGGAACGAAGCGCGCGGCCATTACGATTTCTCGCCGCTCGATTGGTCCGAATTCAAGCGCGTGCTCGATGGTCACGGCCCGTGCAACCGCGAGCGCCTCGCCACCCGCAAGCGCGCACACGAGGAGGGCGAATGGGTGCGCGAGGCTGCGCTTGCTTACGCACGCAAGCAGGCCCAACGCGCCGCCGCCAGCCAACAAGCTGCCTGA
- a CDS encoding DHA2 family efflux MFS transporter permease subunit: MTHGIDERKRWLALIVLCLGVLMIVLDTTIVNVALPSIQADLGFTETSLVWVVNAYMLTFGGCLLLGGRLGDLFGHRRLFLLGLTLFTLASAACGLANSQGLLITARAVQGLGGAVVSAVSLSLIMNLFTSPADRAKAMGIYGFVCAGGGSIGVLLGGLLTSTLSWHWIFLVNLPIGVAVYVACVALLPVGKPLADRTKLDVAGAIAVTASLMLAVYAVVHGNEAGWTSTQTLTQLGIAIALMIAFLVIESRVSHPLMPLHMFALRNVATANVVGVLWAAAMFAWFFISALYMQRVLDYSAMQVGLAFLPANIIMAVFSLGLSAKLVMRFGIRAPLSVGLLVAGIGLVLFARAPAGGSFVLDVLPGMLLLGLGAGVAFNPVLLAAMSDVAPDESGLASGVVNTSFMMGGALGLAILASLAAARTEGLAAAGADATTALNGGYHLAFLLGAVAALLGSVLAGVFVRTRAHGPAQAEASSAAPV; this comes from the coding sequence ATGACGCATGGCATTGACGAACGCAAGCGCTGGCTTGCCCTCATCGTGCTCTGCCTGGGCGTGCTGATGATCGTGCTGGACACGACCATCGTGAACGTTGCGCTGCCGTCCATCCAGGCAGACCTGGGCTTTACCGAAACCTCCCTCGTATGGGTGGTCAACGCCTACATGCTCACCTTTGGCGGCTGTTTGTTGCTGGGCGGGCGATTGGGTGATCTGTTCGGGCATCGAAGGCTGTTCCTGCTGGGGTTGACGCTGTTCACGCTGGCGTCCGCCGCATGCGGGCTGGCGAATTCGCAAGGGCTGCTGATTACGGCGCGCGCCGTGCAGGGGCTGGGCGGCGCGGTGGTGTCGGCGGTGTCGCTGTCGCTGATCATGAATCTGTTCACTTCGCCAGCCGACCGCGCCAAGGCAATGGGCATCTACGGCTTTGTCTGTGCGGGCGGCGGCAGCATCGGCGTATTGCTTGGTGGCCTGCTGACGAGCACGCTGAGCTGGCACTGGATCTTTCTGGTCAACCTGCCGATTGGCGTGGCGGTGTATGTCGCCTGCGTGGCGTTGCTGCCGGTGGGCAAGCCGTTGGCCGATCGCACGAAACTGGATGTGGCGGGCGCGATTGCCGTGACCGCGTCGCTGATGCTGGCGGTGTACGCGGTCGTGCATGGCAACGAAGCCGGCTGGACGTCCACGCAAACGCTGACGCAACTGGGTATTGCCATCGCGTTGATGATCGCGTTCCTGGTCATCGAATCGCGCGTGTCGCATCCGCTGATGCCGCTGCATATGTTCGCGCTGCGCAACGTGGCCACGGCCAACGTGGTGGGCGTGCTGTGGGCGGCGGCGATGTTCGCGTGGTTTTTCATCTCGGCGCTGTACATGCAGCGTGTGCTCGACTACAGCGCCATGCAGGTGGGGCTGGCCTTCCTGCCGGCCAACATCATCATGGCGGTGTTCTCGCTGGGTTTGTCAGCCAAGCTGGTGATGCGCTTTGGCATTCGCGCGCCCCTGTCGGTGGGTTTGCTGGTGGCAGGCATTGGGCTGGTGCTGTTTGCGCGCGCGCCTGCGGGCGGCAGCTTTGTACTCGACGTGCTGCCGGGCATGTTGTTGCTCGGCCTGGGCGCCGGTGTGGCGTTCAACCCGGTGCTACTGGCTGCCATGAGCGATGTGGCGCCCGATGAATCCGGCCTGGCGTCGGGCGTGGTCAATACGTCGTTCATGATGGGCGGTGCGTTGGGCCTGGCCATCCTGGCAAGTCTGGCGGCCGCGCGCACTGAAGGTCTGGCTGCGGCCGGGGCCGATGCTACGACGGCACTCAATGGCGGCTACCATCTCGCGTTCCTGCTGGGCGCGGTAGCAGCGTTGCTCGGTTCGGTGCTGGCGGGCGTGTTCGTGCGCACGCGCGCGCACGGACCGGCGCAGGCCGAAGCATCGTCGGCTGCGCCAGTCTGA
- a CDS encoding SRPBCC family protein yields MLKIIAIVIVVAIVAVLGFAATRPDTFRVQREIDIKAPPEKVFALIDDFHRWTVWSPWEKRDPAMKRTYGGPVSGKGANYAWDGSREVGAGRMEIVDSTSPSRIQIQLDFLKPFEAHNTAEFTLKPAGDVTHVTWAMYGPSPFISKVMGLFFSMDAMIGKDFETGLANLKSAAQS; encoded by the coding sequence ATGCTGAAGATCATTGCGATCGTCATCGTTGTCGCGATTGTTGCTGTGCTGGGTTTTGCGGCCACGCGTCCGGACACCTTCCGTGTGCAACGCGAGATTGACATCAAGGCGCCGCCTGAAAAGGTGTTTGCCTTGATCGACGATTTCCACCGCTGGACGGTGTGGTCTCCGTGGGAGAAGCGGGACCCGGCGATGAAGCGCACCTATGGCGGGCCTGTCAGTGGCAAAGGCGCGAACTATGCGTGGGATGGCTCGCGGGAAGTGGGGGCAGGGCGCATGGAGATTGTCGATTCAACGTCGCCCAGCCGCATCCAGATTCAGCTGGATTTCCTGAAGCCGTTCGAAGCGCACAACACGGCGGAGTTCACGCTCAAGCCTGCCGGCGATGTGACGCACGTCACCTGGGCAATGTATGGCCCGAGCCCATTCATCTCCAAGGTGATGGGCCTGTTCTTCAGTATGGACGCGATGATCGGCAAGGACTTTGAAACCGGTCTCGCCAATCTCAAATCGGCTGCACAATCCTGA
- a CDS encoding VOC family protein: protein MQVQPYLFFEGRCEEALEFYKKTLSAKVDVVMHYKDAPKDAQPTAEQCGGMAPPLDKVMHAAFRVGETQILASDGMAGGKTDFKGFGLSVSVADNAAAERTFKALGDGGHVTMPMSETFFAHAFGMVTDRFGITWMVIAPKPM from the coding sequence ATGCAAGTTCAACCGTATCTGTTCTTCGAAGGTCGTTGTGAAGAGGCGCTGGAGTTCTACAAGAAGACGCTCAGCGCCAAGGTCGATGTGGTGATGCACTACAAGGATGCGCCCAAGGACGCGCAGCCCACTGCCGAGCAATGTGGCGGCATGGCGCCCCCGCTCGACAAGGTGATGCACGCCGCCTTCCGCGTGGGCGAAACCCAGATCCTGGCATCTGACGGCATGGCCGGCGGCAAGACGGATTTCAAGGGTTTCGGGTTGTCGGTGAGCGTGGCCGACAACGCCGCTGCCGAGCGTACCTTCAAGGCGCTCGGCGACGGCGGCCACGTCACGATGCCGATGTCCGAAACGTTTTTCGCCCACGCGTTCGGCATGGTGACCGATCGTTTTGGCATCACGTGGATGGTGATCGCGCCCAAGCCGATGTAA